In a genomic window of Alphaproteobacteria bacterium:
- a CDS encoding glucosaminidase domain-containing protein: MRTAKKKLSRKRFEGAALGVLALCVAGLYTVSLTTSFGQKADIPMEVLRARGLLPPALGDSDEDRPQSAQLAQAFQGMGYELDLVARGETAVPRLYLANLPADLDDINDAGLRKALFLRAMLPLVLSMNETIQADRKRLLAYAERVKAGLRIIPAERDWLNDLFLRYDVEDNDLFALLKRVDVIPPSLALAQAAEESGWGTSRFAQQGNALFGQWTQSEGKGLVPTERARNATYAVRSFGSLAEAVKSYAHNLNTHNAYAEFRDARFAAREADQPLDGYQLSEALHRYSERGDEYVATLRKLMRQNELGALDEARLGQRALGPSY, translated from the coding sequence TTGAGGACAGCGAAGAAGAAGTTAAGCCGCAAGCGTTTTGAAGGCGCTGCGCTGGGGGTTCTGGCCCTGTGCGTGGCGGGACTTTACACCGTCAGCCTGACCACCAGCTTCGGCCAAAAGGCCGACATTCCGATGGAAGTGTTGCGCGCCCGCGGCTTGCTGCCGCCAGCCCTTGGCGATAGCGACGAGGATCGTCCGCAGTCGGCGCAGTTGGCGCAGGCCTTCCAGGGCATGGGCTACGAGTTGGATCTGGTGGCTAGGGGCGAAACGGCGGTGCCGCGCCTGTATTTGGCCAACCTGCCCGCCGATCTCGACGACATCAATGACGCTGGCCTGCGCAAGGCCTTGTTCCTGCGCGCCATGCTGCCGCTGGTGCTCAGCATGAACGAGACCATCCAGGCCGACCGCAAGCGCCTGCTGGCCTATGCCGAGCGCGTGAAGGCGGGCCTGCGCATCATTCCGGCCGAGCGCGACTGGCTGAACGATTTGTTCTTGCGCTACGACGTTGAAGACAATGACCTGTTCGCCTTGCTCAAACGGGTCGATGTGATTCCGCCCTCGCTGGCTTTGGCCCAGGCGGCCGAGGAATCGGGCTGGGGCACGTCGCGCTTTGCCCAACAAGGCAACGCCTTGTTCGGCCAATGGACCCAAAGCGAGGGGAAGGGCTTGGTGCCGACCGAACGCGCCCGCAACGCCACCTATGCCGTGCGCAGCTTCGGGTCATTGGCCGAGGCGGTCAAATCCTATGCCCATAATCTGAACACTCATAACGCCTATGCCGAATTCCGAGACGCTCGCTTCGCGGCCCGCGAGGCCGACCAGCCGCTGGACGGCTATCAGCTGAGCGAGGCCTTGCACCGCTATTCGGAGAGGGGCGACGAATATGTTGCCACCTTGCGCAAGCTGATGCGCCAGAACGAGCTGGGCGCCCTGGACGAGGCCCGGCTGGGCCAAAGGGCGCTGGGACCGAGCTATTAA
- the rsmI gene encoding 16S rRNA (cytidine(1402)-2'-O)-methyltransferase, with protein MGDITLRAIETLKSCDGVVCEDSRVSGGLLNRLGFKKPLTPYHDHNADEMRPKLLARLLAGEKLALISDAGTPLVSDPGCKLVREALAADISVTALPGASALLAALVLSGLPSDRFLFAGFLPAKQSARRKVIDELKSVAATLIFYEAPHRLAETLDDLLLGLGDRSACVARELTKLFEEVRRGGLGELAGHYNQSGAPKGEVVVVIAPPDLESSELIDIEALLHTALETMSLRDAAESVAKASGRPKREVYNLALSLGKKNDQL; from the coding sequence ATGGGCGACATCACCTTGCGCGCCATCGAAACCTTGAAAAGTTGCGACGGCGTGGTTTGCGAGGACAGCCGCGTTTCGGGCGGGCTGCTGAATCGGCTGGGATTCAAAAAACCCCTGACCCCTTATCATGACCACAATGCCGATGAGATGCGCCCCAAGCTGCTGGCCCGTCTGTTGGCTGGCGAAAAACTGGCCTTGATCTCGGATGCGGGAACGCCGCTCGTTTCGGACCCGGGATGTAAATTGGTGCGCGAAGCGCTGGCGGCTGACATCTCGGTCACGGCGCTGCCCGGCGCTTCGGCTCTGTTGGCGGCGCTGGTGCTTTCCGGCTTGCCCAGCGACCGATTCTTGTTTGCGGGCTTCCTGCCCGCCAAGCAAAGTGCCAGGCGCAAAGTTATAGACGAGCTGAAATCAGTCGCTGCCACGCTGATCTTCTATGAAGCGCCGCATCGCTTGGCCGAGACGTTGGATGATCTGCTTTTGGGGCTGGGTGACCGTTCCGCCTGCGTAGCGCGAGAGTTGACGAAGTTGTTCGAGGAAGTGCGCCGGGGAGGCCTGGGTGAGTTGGCCGGGCATTATAACCAAAGCGGCGCACCCAAAGGCGAGGTGGTGGTGGTTATAGCCCCGCCCGACCTAGAGTCTAGTGAATTGATAGACATAGAGGCCTTGCTTCATACCGCACTCGAAACAATGAGCTTGCGCGATGCCGCCGAATCCGTGGCCAAAGCCAGCGGTCGGCCCAAGCGCGAGGTCTATAACTTGGCGCTCTCCCTTGGCAAAAAGAACGACCAGTTATAA
- a CDS encoding YraN family protein produces MPPNPWPKPAVGPSARSITWRSPLAKRTTSYKRGRLAEEGAVWLLRLKGWRILERRFVTGRGSGAGEVDIIACKGGILAFVEVKARNDLATAAEAIEPRQQARIARGAEAYLAHHGELANLAVRFDAVLVGGGMMTHLQDAWRP; encoded by the coding sequence ATGCCGCCGAATCCGTGGCCAAAGCCAGCGGTCGGCCCAAGCGCGAGGTCTATAACTTGGCGCTCTCCCTTGGCAAAAAGAACGACCAGTTATAAGCGGGGCCGCTTGGCCGAAGAGGGGGCCGTCTGGCTATTGCGCCTGAAGGGCTGGCGCATCCTGGAACGTCGATTCGTTACGGGTCGCGGCAGTGGCGCTGGCGAGGTGGACATCATCGCCTGCAAAGGCGGAATTTTGGCCTTCGTCGAAGTCAAGGCGCGTAACGATCTGGCAACAGCCGCCGAAGCCATCGAACCCCGTCAACAGGCCCGCATCGCCAGGGGGGCCGAAGCCTATCTGGCCCATCATGGGGAATTGGCAAATCTGGCGGTGCGTTTCGATGCCGTTCTGGTGGGTGGCGGCATGATGACGCATCTTCAAGATGCTTGGCGGCCTTGA
- a CDS encoding BON domain-containing protein, translating into MTNRFAAVSVLLAVAAASQACTPIGAAVGAGATVGVAASEERGVSGVVDDAKIRLEINKLWLDQDFEMYRKVDMSVVEGRVLLTGEVAKPEHRVEAVRLTWQAEGVREVINEIKVGDTAGIKDFKNDVWIGAELRSRLMFDKFIRNINYNVDVVNGDVYLTGIAQNQSELNRVIDHAREVPRVRRIVNYVVMKDDPKRKKAGEPAPAKN; encoded by the coding sequence ATGACTAATCGTTTCGCCGCCGTTTCCGTTCTGCTGGCCGTTGCCGCCGCGTCTCAAGCCTGCACGCCGATTGGCGCCGCCGTGGGCGCCGGGGCCACCGTGGGCGTCGCCGCTTCCGAGGAGCGCGGCGTCTCGGGCGTGGTGGATGACGCCAAGATCCGGCTGGAAATCAACAAGCTGTGGCTGGACCAGGATTTCGAAATGTACCGCAAGGTGGACATGTCGGTCGTCGAGGGCCGCGTGTTGCTGACCGGCGAGGTCGCCAAGCCTGAACACCGCGTCGAGGCCGTGCGCCTGACTTGGCAGGCCGAGGGCGTGCGCGAAGTGATCAACGAGATCAAAGTCGGCGATACGGCGGGCATCAAGGATTTCAAGAATGATGTTTGGATCGGCGCCGAACTGCGCTCGCGCCTGATGTTCGACAAATTCATCCGCAACATCAATTACAATGTCGATGTGGTGAATGGCGACGTTTACCTGACCGGCATCGCCCAGAACCAATCCGAGCTGAACCGGGTGATCGACCATGCCCGCGAAGTGCCCCGCGTTCGGCGCATCGTCAATTATGTCGTGATGAAGGACGATCCCAAGCGCAAAAAGGCGGGGGAACCCGCCCCCGCCAAAAATTAA